The genomic DNA TCGGTCGCGGGGTCGAGTTTGACCGGCGGCCCGCTGCCCGGGCTGATTCCCCAAATGGTCCAGTAGCGGGTCTTATCCAAGGAGAATGAGATGATGTGGTGCAGCTGGGAAAAGGTGTGTCCCTCCCGATCGCTCAGCATGACGCATCCGAGCTCGTCCAGGTAGATTTGTGGCCTTAGGGACACCAGAAGAGTCCCGTCCGGGTTTTTCTTGAGCAGGGTGGCAGGACTCTCCCGCTTTTCGAAAGACGGAGCCGCCACGGGTTTGGTTCCGGGGTCAGTGACTGGCTCCTCGCCCCGGCAAGGAGCGCAGAAACACGCGAGAACCACTGGGATGATCCGTTTCATCGATTTCTGACGAACGCTATAGCGCACCCATCCGCGACAAGGATTGGGCGCTTTGATGGAAGGTAAGGGGTGAAGTCGTAAAATCGACCCAAAAACACAGCGGTCAGGAATTGGGTGCCGCGATTGGTTCCCGGTTGTGGGTGTCCGCGATGATGACTTCACCATCCGAAATTGCCCGATACGGAAGATCATGCTCACGGTAGTAGTCCACGACCGCTTCCATGCTCTCTGATTCAAAGTGGTCACATCGGTAGTGAGGCACGATGTAGTAGTCGATGATGCCAAGTCCTTCCCATAGGGTGGGGTGCTCATATCCGTGGGACTGAGCTTCCGGTTCATCAGCCAGGTGAATGCCTCTCAACGAAGGGGACAGAACGCAAACGCCAGCGCTGTAGCCTCCGTAGAGGAAATGCTTGTCGTCAACCTTGCCCTGGATCCATTGGTCGAGACCGCTGAGGTGCATGGCCTTCCGCAGCAGGAAGGTGTTGCCTCCGAGCACCCACAACATGCCAGCTGCCGCGAGCTTCTCAGAAAGGATGCCGTGGGAAGCGAAATAGTCCCGGAGATCCAAGGGATCCGCGGCAATTCCGAGGTCGGCTAGCCGGCCAATCTCCCGCCCCATTCCAGCCCTGAGACGCTCGGAATCGTTCGAGAAATCAAGTGCGTTAGAAACGACCAGGGCAGTCTTGCCTCGTGCGAGGTGCGCGAGGTGGTGGCCTTGATCGCCGATAAGATACGATGAGAGGTAGAGGTGCAATTTTTCAGGGGACGTTTTAGGTGAGGTGGCGCACAGGACTCCGATTCAATTCGAGGGCTTGTCGCCGTCGCCTCGACCGGTTTGTCCGGCTTGTTTGCTTTTCCAGTTCTTGGCGATGGTCTGGTGTATTAATCCGTGGATGATCTCGGGAGTATCCTCCAGGGAATATTGGCCTCCGAACAGCCAGCGATTTCCTCCTTCTGGTTGGTAATAGTAAGTCATGCGGATGGACTGGGTTCCATCGGTCCACTCTATTAGCTGGGAAGTGTAAATATACCAGCCCCACTCCCTGTCCGGAAATACATCAGTCCAAACCTCGTCGACAATCCTGCCTTTTCTCTTGGGTGCTTCACCCACAGCCACCGGCGGGGCGAAGATCACCGGATTGCCGATCTTGGATGGTGGAGGCACTGGCTTCATGGTTCTAATTCTACCCAATAGTGTAATGAGTCCGCTGCAATGCTGTCACGATCCGATGGCGGCAAGACGGAGAAGTGGAAATCCAAGGCCCAGATCACCTTGGAAGCTTT from Luteolibacter sp. Y139 includes the following:
- a CDS encoding Type 1 glutamine amidotransferase-like domain-containing protein, with protein sequence MHLYLSSYLIGDQGHHLAHLARGKTALVVSNALDFSNDSERLRAGMGREIGRLADLGIAADPLDLRDYFASHGILSEKLAAAGMLWVLGGNTFLLRKAMHLSGLDQWIQGKVDDKHFLYGGYSAGVCVLSPSLRGIHLADEPEAQSHGYEHPTLWEGLGIIDYYIVPHYRCDHFESESMEAVVDYYREHDLPYRAISDGEVIIADTHNREPIAAPNS